One Phalacrocorax aristotelis chromosome 12, bGulAri2.1, whole genome shotgun sequence DNA window includes the following coding sequences:
- the LOC142063714 gene encoding uncharacterized protein LOC142063714 isoform X4 codes for MLRSLLSGCLCPHPGKKSPPAEDKVVLTHMKILSNEGIQNPGLIPEALADTACTEGSHLPSTSLPPDCQGSPNAAAAPADPDYVDALASTDYVATLPDLSAFESKCRLHRFSKFESEDSGVELPSGANSPSTPTGSEKSFVLHSRDSFCDSGVLSTSSSPEIDHLIMRTCPEHAREASHQDPESEKQAEYFSQEADAVQGPTASPEDFSVPQEESPDEHFDQSKRQSLEKEPTPERELPRESTLPAPGPIEEQKTIGDNFPEKFGSMQDLQLCGHQLKKYPTSDSLDEYMDECCRLSEVNQGNSKALGSGLGYLEHICQLIEKIGQLQEHNLRLQKQVCSLQKEQKMSQIKEEYLLQHCSCGAASIFLNSYQDMKTFFAGRSRPHSLLVQTGNPSDLSIIPEIGVNTEKLSSCHGSERHLESGDSQLMVGLRKSSNNRNNKENEFREAGSMAEGQAFPSKDPAVRKGLDVSKNILGESHAWGRMKDLMRKTRLRNHNKLGLSSAALKRSCPQLYRPDIVSSELKKTERNSMIVLGQNTKNENIWPF; via the exons ATGCTGCGCTCCCTGCTCTCCGGCTGCCTCTGCCCCCACCCAG GTAAGAAGAGCCCACCTGCTGAGGACAAAGTCGTGCTAACCCATATGAAGATACTGAGCaatgaaggaattcaaaacCCAGGTTTAATCCCAGAGGCTCTGGCTGACACAGCCTGCACAGAAGGGTCCCATCtccccagcaccagcctccCCCCGGACTGCCAGGGAAGTCCGAATGCAGCAGCCGCACCGGCAGATCCAGACTACGTAGATGCCCTGGCAAGCACAGACTATGTAGCCACACTGCCTGACCTCAGCGCTTTTGAGTCCAAGTGCCGCCTTCACAGATTCTCCAAATTTGAATCCGAGGATTCGGGGGTTGAATTGCCAAGTGGGGCTAATTCTCCATCAACGCCTACGGGTTCAGAGAAGAGCTTTGTGCTTCACAGCAGAGACTCATTTTGTGACTCAGGTGTGCTTAGcacctcttcttctccagaaaTTGACCATCTGATAATGAGAACATGTCCAGAGCATGCCAGAGAAGCCAGCCACCAAGATCCAGAGAGCGAAAAGCAAGCTGAGTACTTCAGCCAGGAGGCAGATGCTGTGCAGGGCCCTACAGCTTCCCCTGAAGACTTCAGTGTCCCTCAGGAAGAAAGTCCTGATGAACATTTTGACCAGAGCAAAAGGCAGTCTCTGGAAAAGGAACCTACCCCAGAGAGGGAACTTCCCAGGGAAAGCACTCTTCCCGCCCCAGGTCCCATAGAAGAGCAAAAGACAATTGGCGACAATTTCCCAGAGAAGTTTGGTAGCATGCAAGACCTTCAGCTCTGTGGACATCAGCTGAAGAAGTACCCCACAAGTGACAGTCTGGATGAATACATGGATGAATGCTGTAGACTGAGTGAG GTGAACCAAGGTAACAGCAAAGCCCTGGGATCTGGTCTGGGATACCTGGAACACATTTGCCAACTGATTGAGAAGATtgggcagctgcaggagcacaACCTGCGTCTCCAAAAGCAAGTATGCAGCTtgcagaaagaacagaagatgAGCCAGATAAAAGAG GAGTACCTTCTGCAGCATTGCTCCTGTGGAGCTGCCAGCATCTTCCTCAACTCCTACCAAGACATGAAGACATTTTTTGCTGGGAGGAGCAGACCTCACAGCCTCTTGGTTCAGACTGGAAACCCTTCCGATCTTTCCATCATCCCAGAAATAGGAGTGAACACTGAAAAGCTGAGCAGCTGCCATG GAAGTGAGAGACACCTGGAATCAGGAGACAGCCAGCTGATGGTGGGGCTCAGGAAGTCATCAAACAATAGGAACAACAAGGAGAATGAGTTCAGAGAAGCTGGCAGTATGGCTGAGGGACAGGCTTTTCCGTCAAAGGACCCTGCAGTAAGAAAG GGTCTGGATGTCAGCAAGAACATCTTG GGTGAGAGCCATGCTTGGGGCAGAATGAAAGATCTTATGAGGAAGACACGGCTGAGAAACCACAACAAGCTGGGGCTGTCCTCCGCTGCTCTGAAGAGGTCCTGCCCACAGTTGTACAG
- the LOC142063714 gene encoding uncharacterized protein LOC142063714 isoform X1 has protein sequence MFSWHRSFTLGATGRRAGKKSPPAEDKVVLTHMKILSNEGIQNPGLIPEALADTACTEGSHLPSTSLPPDCQGSPNAAAAPADPDYVDALASTDYVATLPDLSAFESKCRLHRFSKFESEDSGVELPSGANSPSTPTGSEKSFVLHSRDSFCDSGVLSTSSSPEIDHLIMRTCPEHAREASHQDPESEKQAEYFSQEADAVQGPTASPEDFSVPQEESPDEHFDQSKRQSLEKEPTPERELPRESTLPAPGPIEEQKTIGDNFPEKFGSMQDLQLCGHQLKKYPTSDSLDEYMDECCRLSEVNQGNSKALGSGLGYLEHICQLIEKIGQLQEHNLRLQKQVCSLQKEQKMSQIKEEYLLQHCSCGAASIFLNSYQDMKTFFAGRSRPHSLLVQTGNPSDLSIIPEIGVNTEKLSSCHGSERHLESGDSQLMVGLRKSSNNRNNKENEFREAGSMAEGQAFPSKDPAVRKGLDVSKNILGESHAWGRMKDLMRKTRLRNHNKLGLSSAALKRSCPQLYRPDIVSSELKKTERNSMIVLGQNTKNENIWPF, from the exons ATGTTCAGCTGGCACCGGAGCTTCACCCTGGGAGCGACTGGGAGGAGAG CAGGTAAGAAGAGCCCACCTGCTGAGGACAAAGTCGTGCTAACCCATATGAAGATACTGAGCaatgaaggaattcaaaacCCAGGTTTAATCCCAGAGGCTCTGGCTGACACAGCCTGCACAGAAGGGTCCCATCtccccagcaccagcctccCCCCGGACTGCCAGGGAAGTCCGAATGCAGCAGCCGCACCGGCAGATCCAGACTACGTAGATGCCCTGGCAAGCACAGACTATGTAGCCACACTGCCTGACCTCAGCGCTTTTGAGTCCAAGTGCCGCCTTCACAGATTCTCCAAATTTGAATCCGAGGATTCGGGGGTTGAATTGCCAAGTGGGGCTAATTCTCCATCAACGCCTACGGGTTCAGAGAAGAGCTTTGTGCTTCACAGCAGAGACTCATTTTGTGACTCAGGTGTGCTTAGcacctcttcttctccagaaaTTGACCATCTGATAATGAGAACATGTCCAGAGCATGCCAGAGAAGCCAGCCACCAAGATCCAGAGAGCGAAAAGCAAGCTGAGTACTTCAGCCAGGAGGCAGATGCTGTGCAGGGCCCTACAGCTTCCCCTGAAGACTTCAGTGTCCCTCAGGAAGAAAGTCCTGATGAACATTTTGACCAGAGCAAAAGGCAGTCTCTGGAAAAGGAACCTACCCCAGAGAGGGAACTTCCCAGGGAAAGCACTCTTCCCGCCCCAGGTCCCATAGAAGAGCAAAAGACAATTGGCGACAATTTCCCAGAGAAGTTTGGTAGCATGCAAGACCTTCAGCTCTGTGGACATCAGCTGAAGAAGTACCCCACAAGTGACAGTCTGGATGAATACATGGATGAATGCTGTAGACTGAGTGAG GTGAACCAAGGTAACAGCAAAGCCCTGGGATCTGGTCTGGGATACCTGGAACACATTTGCCAACTGATTGAGAAGATtgggcagctgcaggagcacaACCTGCGTCTCCAAAAGCAAGTATGCAGCTtgcagaaagaacagaagatgAGCCAGATAAAAGAG GAGTACCTTCTGCAGCATTGCTCCTGTGGAGCTGCCAGCATCTTCCTCAACTCCTACCAAGACATGAAGACATTTTTTGCTGGGAGGAGCAGACCTCACAGCCTCTTGGTTCAGACTGGAAACCCTTCCGATCTTTCCATCATCCCAGAAATAGGAGTGAACACTGAAAAGCTGAGCAGCTGCCATG GAAGTGAGAGACACCTGGAATCAGGAGACAGCCAGCTGATGGTGGGGCTCAGGAAGTCATCAAACAATAGGAACAACAAGGAGAATGAGTTCAGAGAAGCTGGCAGTATGGCTGAGGGACAGGCTTTTCCGTCAAAGGACCCTGCAGTAAGAAAG GGTCTGGATGTCAGCAAGAACATCTTG GGTGAGAGCCATGCTTGGGGCAGAATGAAAGATCTTATGAGGAAGACACGGCTGAGAAACCACAACAAGCTGGGGCTGTCCTCCGCTGCTCTGAAGAGGTCCTGCCCACAGTTGTACAG
- the LOC142063714 gene encoding uncharacterized protein LOC142063714 isoform X3, with protein MLRSLLSGCLCPHPAGKKSPPAEDKVVLTHMKILSNEGIQNPGLIPEALADTACTEGSHLPSTSLPPDCQGSPNAAAAPADPDYVDALASTDYVATLPDLSAFESKCRLHRFSKFESEDSGVELPSGANSPSTPTGSEKSFVLHSRDSFCDSGVLSTSSSPEIDHLIMRTCPEHAREASHQDPESEKQAEYFSQEADAVQGPTASPEDFSVPQEESPDEHFDQSKRQSLEKEPTPERELPRESTLPAPGPIEEQKTIGDNFPEKFGSMQDLQLCGHQLKKYPTSDSLDEYMDECCRLSEVNQGNSKALGSGLGYLEHICQLIEKIGQLQEHNLRLQKQVCSLQKEQKMSQIKEEYLLQHCSCGAASIFLNSYQDMKTFFAGRSRPHSLLVQTGNPSDLSIIPEIGVNTEKLSSCHGSERHLESGDSQLMVGLRKSSNNRNNKENEFREAGSMAEGQAFPSKDPAVRKGLDVSKNILGESHAWGRMKDLMRKTRLRNHNKLGLSSAALKRSCPQLYRPDIVSSELKKTERNSMIVLGQNTKNENIWPF; from the exons ATGCTGCGCTCCCTGCTCTCCGGCTGCCTCTGCCCCCACCCAG CAGGTAAGAAGAGCCCACCTGCTGAGGACAAAGTCGTGCTAACCCATATGAAGATACTGAGCaatgaaggaattcaaaacCCAGGTTTAATCCCAGAGGCTCTGGCTGACACAGCCTGCACAGAAGGGTCCCATCtccccagcaccagcctccCCCCGGACTGCCAGGGAAGTCCGAATGCAGCAGCCGCACCGGCAGATCCAGACTACGTAGATGCCCTGGCAAGCACAGACTATGTAGCCACACTGCCTGACCTCAGCGCTTTTGAGTCCAAGTGCCGCCTTCACAGATTCTCCAAATTTGAATCCGAGGATTCGGGGGTTGAATTGCCAAGTGGGGCTAATTCTCCATCAACGCCTACGGGTTCAGAGAAGAGCTTTGTGCTTCACAGCAGAGACTCATTTTGTGACTCAGGTGTGCTTAGcacctcttcttctccagaaaTTGACCATCTGATAATGAGAACATGTCCAGAGCATGCCAGAGAAGCCAGCCACCAAGATCCAGAGAGCGAAAAGCAAGCTGAGTACTTCAGCCAGGAGGCAGATGCTGTGCAGGGCCCTACAGCTTCCCCTGAAGACTTCAGTGTCCCTCAGGAAGAAAGTCCTGATGAACATTTTGACCAGAGCAAAAGGCAGTCTCTGGAAAAGGAACCTACCCCAGAGAGGGAACTTCCCAGGGAAAGCACTCTTCCCGCCCCAGGTCCCATAGAAGAGCAAAAGACAATTGGCGACAATTTCCCAGAGAAGTTTGGTAGCATGCAAGACCTTCAGCTCTGTGGACATCAGCTGAAGAAGTACCCCACAAGTGACAGTCTGGATGAATACATGGATGAATGCTGTAGACTGAGTGAG GTGAACCAAGGTAACAGCAAAGCCCTGGGATCTGGTCTGGGATACCTGGAACACATTTGCCAACTGATTGAGAAGATtgggcagctgcaggagcacaACCTGCGTCTCCAAAAGCAAGTATGCAGCTtgcagaaagaacagaagatgAGCCAGATAAAAGAG GAGTACCTTCTGCAGCATTGCTCCTGTGGAGCTGCCAGCATCTTCCTCAACTCCTACCAAGACATGAAGACATTTTTTGCTGGGAGGAGCAGACCTCACAGCCTCTTGGTTCAGACTGGAAACCCTTCCGATCTTTCCATCATCCCAGAAATAGGAGTGAACACTGAAAAGCTGAGCAGCTGCCATG GAAGTGAGAGACACCTGGAATCAGGAGACAGCCAGCTGATGGTGGGGCTCAGGAAGTCATCAAACAATAGGAACAACAAGGAGAATGAGTTCAGAGAAGCTGGCAGTATGGCTGAGGGACAGGCTTTTCCGTCAAAGGACCCTGCAGTAAGAAAG GGTCTGGATGTCAGCAAGAACATCTTG GGTGAGAGCCATGCTTGGGGCAGAATGAAAGATCTTATGAGGAAGACACGGCTGAGAAACCACAACAAGCTGGGGCTGTCCTCCGCTGCTCTGAAGAGGTCCTGCCCACAGTTGTACAG
- the LOC142063714 gene encoding uncharacterized protein LOC142063714 isoform X2, translating into MFSWHRSFTLGATGRRGKKSPPAEDKVVLTHMKILSNEGIQNPGLIPEALADTACTEGSHLPSTSLPPDCQGSPNAAAAPADPDYVDALASTDYVATLPDLSAFESKCRLHRFSKFESEDSGVELPSGANSPSTPTGSEKSFVLHSRDSFCDSGVLSTSSSPEIDHLIMRTCPEHAREASHQDPESEKQAEYFSQEADAVQGPTASPEDFSVPQEESPDEHFDQSKRQSLEKEPTPERELPRESTLPAPGPIEEQKTIGDNFPEKFGSMQDLQLCGHQLKKYPTSDSLDEYMDECCRLSEVNQGNSKALGSGLGYLEHICQLIEKIGQLQEHNLRLQKQVCSLQKEQKMSQIKEEYLLQHCSCGAASIFLNSYQDMKTFFAGRSRPHSLLVQTGNPSDLSIIPEIGVNTEKLSSCHGSERHLESGDSQLMVGLRKSSNNRNNKENEFREAGSMAEGQAFPSKDPAVRKGLDVSKNILGESHAWGRMKDLMRKTRLRNHNKLGLSSAALKRSCPQLYRPDIVSSELKKTERNSMIVLGQNTKNENIWPF; encoded by the exons ATGTTCAGCTGGCACCGGAGCTTCACCCTGGGAGCGACTGGGAGGAGAG GTAAGAAGAGCCCACCTGCTGAGGACAAAGTCGTGCTAACCCATATGAAGATACTGAGCaatgaaggaattcaaaacCCAGGTTTAATCCCAGAGGCTCTGGCTGACACAGCCTGCACAGAAGGGTCCCATCtccccagcaccagcctccCCCCGGACTGCCAGGGAAGTCCGAATGCAGCAGCCGCACCGGCAGATCCAGACTACGTAGATGCCCTGGCAAGCACAGACTATGTAGCCACACTGCCTGACCTCAGCGCTTTTGAGTCCAAGTGCCGCCTTCACAGATTCTCCAAATTTGAATCCGAGGATTCGGGGGTTGAATTGCCAAGTGGGGCTAATTCTCCATCAACGCCTACGGGTTCAGAGAAGAGCTTTGTGCTTCACAGCAGAGACTCATTTTGTGACTCAGGTGTGCTTAGcacctcttcttctccagaaaTTGACCATCTGATAATGAGAACATGTCCAGAGCATGCCAGAGAAGCCAGCCACCAAGATCCAGAGAGCGAAAAGCAAGCTGAGTACTTCAGCCAGGAGGCAGATGCTGTGCAGGGCCCTACAGCTTCCCCTGAAGACTTCAGTGTCCCTCAGGAAGAAAGTCCTGATGAACATTTTGACCAGAGCAAAAGGCAGTCTCTGGAAAAGGAACCTACCCCAGAGAGGGAACTTCCCAGGGAAAGCACTCTTCCCGCCCCAGGTCCCATAGAAGAGCAAAAGACAATTGGCGACAATTTCCCAGAGAAGTTTGGTAGCATGCAAGACCTTCAGCTCTGTGGACATCAGCTGAAGAAGTACCCCACAAGTGACAGTCTGGATGAATACATGGATGAATGCTGTAGACTGAGTGAG GTGAACCAAGGTAACAGCAAAGCCCTGGGATCTGGTCTGGGATACCTGGAACACATTTGCCAACTGATTGAGAAGATtgggcagctgcaggagcacaACCTGCGTCTCCAAAAGCAAGTATGCAGCTtgcagaaagaacagaagatgAGCCAGATAAAAGAG GAGTACCTTCTGCAGCATTGCTCCTGTGGAGCTGCCAGCATCTTCCTCAACTCCTACCAAGACATGAAGACATTTTTTGCTGGGAGGAGCAGACCTCACAGCCTCTTGGTTCAGACTGGAAACCCTTCCGATCTTTCCATCATCCCAGAAATAGGAGTGAACACTGAAAAGCTGAGCAGCTGCCATG GAAGTGAGAGACACCTGGAATCAGGAGACAGCCAGCTGATGGTGGGGCTCAGGAAGTCATCAAACAATAGGAACAACAAGGAGAATGAGTTCAGAGAAGCTGGCAGTATGGCTGAGGGACAGGCTTTTCCGTCAAAGGACCCTGCAGTAAGAAAG GGTCTGGATGTCAGCAAGAACATCTTG GGTGAGAGCCATGCTTGGGGCAGAATGAAAGATCTTATGAGGAAGACACGGCTGAGAAACCACAACAAGCTGGGGCTGTCCTCCGCTGCTCTGAAGAGGTCCTGCCCACAGTTGTACAG